The region AGGACACCATGTTCTTCACAATACTTCTATGCCACaggataaaacaaataaatgaaatactaaTATGCTTTCCTCCCCACTCTTACAGAGAATTCTGATGAGAACAATGAAACAAGCAACCGTGGACCATGTGGTGTCTAGGATGACCAGCATGGATACTGGACGTGGTTAGGTGTAGTCTCAGCATTTCATTTTAGTTAAAGGCTTTTGTTGACACAGAAGCTAAGGTGAAGTTCCGCTATGATCCGCTACTGAACTGTGGGGCTGCATGTTGacacctgataaaaaaaaaacagaacatcaaGTAGGTACCTTGGTATAGGTATATCATGTGTACAGCATATCTAtatagagagcgagagagagagacacacacacacacatccgtGATGAACAGAACGCTCCACACGTTCCAAATGTTACACACATACTAGAAGGAAAATACTGGAGAAATTACACAAGTATGTATTTCAGTAATGGGGCTAAGATGGTTGGCTCCAATTCAATTtctataaatttaaataaatacataaaacaaaatctctctctctctctctctctctctctctctctctctctcatatacaGTCGTagagaaagtctataccccctttcaaatttttcacctttggttgccttatagcctggaattaaaatagtttttcatttatctacacatcctacctcaaaacttccaagtgaaaaagaaatattctagaaatttgcagaaaattaaataaaaataaaaactgaaatagcttggttggataagtgtccaccccccttgtaatagcaaccctaagttagctcaggtgtagtcaatcgccttcaaaatcacactccaagttaagtggccttcacctgCTTTAAGctgtagtgattcacacgattttaggataaattcaacagttcctgtaggttccctctgctgggtagtgcatttaaaagcaaagactcaaccataagcaccttCAAAagaaggcgctttcaaaagaactccgtgTTCAAccttgttgaaaggcacagatcaggagatgggtacaaaaaatatcaaaggccttgaatatcccttggagcacggtcaagacgattattaagacatggaaggtgtatggcaccaccaagacccgtcgggccgtccctccaaactggataaccaaGCAAAAAGGATACTGTTTAGGGAGGCCCATCtagaatcctgtttgaagtatacaaaaaaacacacaggagattctgtagacatgtggcaaaaagttttgtggtctgacgaaactaaaattgaactgacctaaatgcaaagtgttatgtttgccGCAAACTCAACACTGCAGTGTGTTGGCGCATCACCCAAAGgcacatcatgttatggggatgtttctcatcggcagggactggggcacttgtcaggatagaagggaaaatgaatggagcaaagtacagagaagtccttgaggaaaacctgctgccctctgcaagaaagtggAGCCTTATCCAATTATCATCTTTcagttttaatatattatttttttctcaataaaaacttttttccccttaacagtgtggagtatggtgtgtagataagtgggaaaaaattctcatttaaatgcatgaaaaactctgaggcactgacacaacaaaatgtgaaaaaagttcaagggggtgtagactttctatactatatattgatatatattcatataaccatatatataatatatatatatatatatatatatatatatatatatatatatatatatatatatacacacacacacacacacacacacacacacacacgtgcacttTATAACAGTaacattaaaacactaaaaaTGTGCAACGTTTTgtcttaaataacattttatttcacgTCGCTTACATTGGGGTATAGAACTGAAACAAGGTCGCCTGCCTTAACATTTCTCTAAAGGGTTTTCACTCCTCAAAGCAGATTTCCCGATTGGTGCCCGTGTGGAATTCTGCTCTTTAGAAACCAAGCAATCAATGTGCTGCACTGAACAGACTGCCCTTGTGCTCGAGTCTTTCCTCTGGATCCATGAAAACAAATACCCTCAAGGACTCTTTCTGTACATTCTCAATTCAATACGTTGCTTTAACCAGCATCCCGTGAAATTTACTCCCAGGCATCAAGTATCTGCAAGGCCAGAGAACTCAAAATGAAAAGCCTTTTATCCCATGAGCACTTGTTAGTACTCGTGAACAAGATAGGAGGTAGCTCGTGACTGCATGAGAATGCCGTAGTCCGAACGTTGTTATATACAATCAGACCTCAATTTGTTTGTGATGGTTACAGACACATGGTACCAAAACCATGTACCTGAGGTCTATATTGACTCAGAACCGTAGTGTATTGTTTTGTTCTAGTTGTCACTTGTGTGACCTGGTTCCCCcacaatatatatactgtataattatgtgatatatatatgataaactACCCAATGTGTTACATGAactgtgacatatatatatatatatatatatatatatatatatatatatatatatatatatatatatatatatatatatatacatacacacacacatacatacacacacacacacacacacacacacagcagtagaGAGGCTTGTCATGAGTAAACTAACACTCTCATCTTGCCTGTTTGCTCAGGACAAGTCCCTGTGTATATCAATCACAAGCACGCTGAGGACCCGTCTCCTCCTGCAGTAGACTACTGAACTATTCCAACATGCTGTTGTTCCACAGCACTCTGCACATGCACTCCACACAAGCAATGCAGTAATAAATAGGAGAGTGCAGCATTACTCGTTGGGCTGTTTCTCTTTGCCAGCGGGTTCACATAAAGCTCTCTTGTGCATCATTGAATAggggaaggctgcagagctgcaggATGCGTACCCCAGTTTGGAGAGACGCGACAGAGTCTTGATGCTGCCTGGCGGTCTGCCCGGGCTAACCTTGTACCCGGCTGCCTTAGTGGTGCCCAGGGGCCTCCCAGGACTGGTCTTGAACCCGGCTGCCTTTGTGGTGCCCAGGGGCCGGCCGGTGCTGGTTCTGTAGCCAGCCAGTTTGGTGGTCCCAGAAGGTCTGCCTCTCCTGCCCGATCTTCCAAGGCTTTTCTTCTTCTTCGAGTCCTCAGGCTTCTCCGTGTTTTTACCCCCTCCTGTCTGGGAGTTTGTTTCCTGCCGCGGACAGGGCATGGCTTTGTGGGTGCTGTGCGGCGGGGATGTCAGGGCCAGGGGCAGGGGCagaggagggggtggaggggggtaGAACTTGCTGGACTGCGAGGTGCAGAGATCGAACTGACTGCCCGGGTGTCGGCCCTCCTCCGCCAGGCAGGATGCTCTGCTGTTCATGCAATAATCACTGGCGTTGCTGGCAACCTGGCGCAtcattctctgtgtgaagagaAAATCAGGACACTGTGTGTCAATACAGGCTTGAGCAGCATTTGAGAGGCTCGCTCTGCAATGGAGCTGCACTGGAGCactttcactgtgcagttcattCTGCAGAGTCTAATAATGCACCTTTTTCATAGACTGGCTTGATGACTttggtacaaaaaaataaaataacagcttgCATTTAAAATGAGCTACATACTaggtttcaaatataaaaatgctttaaaataccctatcatcataataatacaaattataaatacataaaccaTACTCACCAACAATGCATAAtgatagttggatttagttgacaTTGCTTTGGCAATGTGAACCCTTATATAACTTTCTgctactaaaataaaaagaaaagcaatatgtAGCCGGTTTCACTGATATTTTACAGTAACACGGCATGAACAGAAGATTTCTTAAACCACAGTCACACAATTGCAACAAGTCCCAATGACTTGCACACGGCGCCACCCTCAACATGAAGTTCACAATGCAGAGGACACTGCGTGcatctacttttgtatttattccaGGGAGTGGGATATTTTCTGTACAACAAAACCACAATCCAGTAGAATAACGTGTTTAAGAATACAGGGCGTGTGGCCAGACATACAGCATGACAATTTACACTAAATGCAGTCAGACTCCCATCACGATAAAGACCATGAAGCCTACATACACCTGGGTTGCCAGTAATATTCCGTATAAAAGGGTATCACAATACTTCTTGTTTTCATATACATTAGCGTAATCTTGAGAAATTAAAAACCATACATAAAGACTAAATGAgcgtaaaaacaaacaattgctaAAGTATAGCAAATGAACTCTTAGAACAAAAATAGTTCATATGCGTTATTAAGCTGCAGCTACACACAGCAATAATCACACCTCCGACTTAACTCATGGGCTATGACACTACCAGCATTGAACTCGGCAGAAAACGCCCATATAAATCAAACCAATAGAGGGGTAGCTCACTCCAAGATCTGACCTAccacaagatggtgaccacacaaaATATGACCAAAACCCATAAAATGGTGAGGGCACACACATGAcatgtaaatttacatttaattgtGCAACTGCACaccacatttaacacacaataacacaaacaacactgttaaaacaccactatttgcaatcagccctgcaatgacttctgggattccagttttaacataattagatgtaatatctacgGTAGGGCCAATGctacgtttttttttaaagaaatgttctttaaaaataaacatcttttcttgtttttagtatgaaggtaattttctgttatatttaaggtaaattgccattttataagagaaggcaatttaaCTTCACTGTTCACCATAATTTTACCGTTGAATTTGCGGccattttttacagtgtacatATAACCACGAATAACCACTTACTCTGTAAAATCTTCATAGACAACTTTCAAAGGCAAGAAATAACAGAAATCGGAGTTTGTATTATCAAGACAATGCTGCtcatttaacagttttttttttttttttttatataatatagaaaTGTAGAGtctatgttttattaattacttcGTCTGTTGTGTccggcctgtttttttttttttttttttttttttgctcacttGTTTCTGGAACAAGCAGAATACATTTTCAGGCCTTCTGTAGTGTGGTAGTACAGTAATATTTACATCAGTGGACAAAATAGGCAATCGTGTATTTTGGTAACCTTTTTATTGCGACATTGTTCACCAGATACAGCTGCTTAACAGACATACTGGATGTATTCAAACAAAAGGTCTTTGTTTCTGGTTAATAACACTACACGTACATTTCCTTACAAAAACGGTGCGTTCCGATATACCGAAGCCGGATATATTGCAGTTTGATATGATGCATTGCTATATTACAgagcatattttaaaaatcaatactcAGTCATCATTCAGaacactgtagaaaaaaaaacaaaactgtaccttgtttgtttgcagatcatggaatgcaaagggttaaatacaaaAACGAAAGATCTTCCATTCTTTAAATCGCAAATATAGTCATTTTGTATCTGTGCGTGACGACCAGTCGACAGGCATGtcgatatttttttaaatttccgtTGCTGAAGTCTGAAATTATGCTCTTTTCATCGGATTTTATTTAGCTGTTGCAGAGGGGTTAGATGAGAAAGGCAGCCATTTTCGTTAAAAATTAATAAAGCAAAGGGAGATACTGCGCATGCGCGCTGTTCCAGTTGGGAATTGCAGCAACAGCAGAGCAAATAAACACTACAAGCTGAATGAGCTCGCGACCGCTGCAGCCCGAATGTTGTTTacgctaatttaaaaaaaaaagaaaacaagcagtcTTTGATTATTTGCTTTAGATACTGCAGTATACGATTACGGTAtgattagaaagaaagaaaaaaacttatCCCCTCCCTTTCACACATATACGCGTGTAACCACACTTCCCGTTGTACGTGTAACATCTTATCATCCAAAACCTGATG is a window of Polyodon spathula isolate WHYD16114869_AA chromosome 12, ASM1765450v1, whole genome shotgun sequence DNA encoding:
- the LOC121324460 gene encoding UPF0461 protein C5orf24 homolog isoform X2 — translated: MMRQVASNASDYCMNSRASCLAEEGRHPGSQFDLCTSQSSKFYPPPPPPLPLPLALTSPPHSTHKAMPCPRQETNSQTGGGKNTEKPEDSKKKKSLGRSGRRGRPSGTTKLAGYRTSTGRPLGTTKAAGFKTSPGRPLGTTKAAGYKVSPGRPPGSIKTLSRLSKLGYASCSSAAFPYSMMHKRALCEPAGKEKQPNECQHAAPQFSSGS
- the LOC121324460 gene encoding UPF0461 protein C5orf24 homolog isoform X1, whose protein sequence is MSTKSNYHYALLRMMRQVASNASDYCMNSRASCLAEEGRHPGSQFDLCTSQSSKFYPPPPPPLPLPLALTSPPHSTHKAMPCPRQETNSQTGGGKNTEKPEDSKKKKSLGRSGRRGRPSGTTKLAGYRTSTGRPLGTTKAAGFKTSPGRPLGTTKAAGYKVSPGRPPGSIKTLSRLSKLGYASCSSAAFPYSMMHKRALCEPAGKEKQPNECQHAAPQFSSGS
- the LOC121324460 gene encoding UPF0461 protein C5orf24 homolog isoform X3; translated protein: MSTKSNYHYALLRMMRQVASNASDYCMNSRASCLAEEGRHPGSQFDLCTSQSSKFYPPPPPPLPLPLALTSPPHSTHKAMPCPRQETNSQTGGGKNTEKPEDSKKKKSLGRSGRRGRPSGTTKLAGYRTSTGRPLGTTKAAGFKTSPGRPLGTTKAAGYKVSPGRPPGSIKTLSRLSKLGCQHAAPQFSSGS